In Actinoplanes derwentensis, the following proteins share a genomic window:
- a CDS encoding AfsR/SARP family transcriptional regulator, with protein MVVEFRLLGPVRVTAGGNAVVIGGRQRTALLAILLLNANRVVGTDRLATVLWGARQPRNARSTLQVRVSQLRRVLAEAGLGDDRLAYRSPGYLLRVGAGELDLQRFLTLADRGRDLLAAGDHQAAAGLLHEALELFTGHPFEDVTAPPLDAERDRIQQRRLAARTDRIDADVRAGLHDTVLGELTALAEQHPLDERLGGLLMLALHRAGRRSDALAHFRRIRKLSTERDGLEPSEELRRLEKAILTDAPVTVLVPAQLPVPLVHFTGRDDDLRRLDDLAPRAGAVAVPVVVSAIGGIAGVGKTALAVHWAHRARTRFPDGQLYVNLRGFDPAAAPMTPTGALRTLLDGLGVPAQRVPYQVDAQSSLYRSILARQRVLVLLDNARDAEQVRPLLPGSPGSMALVTSRNQLTGLAATDGARLLALAAFGPDGSRELLAGRLGPDRITAEPEATGRIIERCAGLPLALSVVAAQAAANPGLALAAFADDLTLDSLTVGDVGSDVRAVFSSSYRVLRDDTKRLVRLAGLHPGPDLTAGAAASLAACSPAEARTGLAELVRAGFATEHTPGRYGMHDLLREYAADMARRHETEPDRRAALHRCTDHYLHTACSAAEALVPHGDPLTPGQAHQGVRPEPIADRTAAVAWFTAELPVLLEVFHAAVTARLDRRVIDLAWALARFLDLRRRYHDMTATQQAALTAATRLGDDPARARAHRLIGFAASREARTGEALEHLSAALDVNRQIGDHLALGHTGMTLAQLTARTGDHTRALEHARTAYAAFQTADSRYGQANALNSIGWYHAKLGEYEATVEFCTWSAELAGELGDARAIAAAADSLGYAHHHLGDHEQAVRCYQRAVQTYAAADDRYFEADTLLHLTDTLQAMGRTAPAIEAATRAQRLLDALEHPDADRARRKLEELGTHR; from the coding sequence ATGGTTGTCGAGTTCCGGTTGCTCGGCCCGGTGCGGGTCACCGCCGGCGGCAACGCGGTCGTGATCGGCGGCCGGCAGCGCACCGCCCTGCTGGCCATCCTGCTGCTCAACGCCAACCGGGTGGTCGGCACGGACCGGCTGGCCACCGTGCTGTGGGGTGCCCGGCAGCCGCGCAACGCCCGGTCCACCCTGCAGGTGCGGGTCTCCCAACTGCGGCGGGTGCTGGCCGAGGCGGGCCTCGGCGACGACCGCCTGGCATACCGGTCCCCCGGTTATCTGCTGCGGGTCGGCGCCGGGGAACTCGACCTGCAGCGGTTCCTCACACTCGCCGACCGTGGCCGGGACCTGCTCGCCGCCGGTGACCACCAGGCCGCCGCCGGCCTGCTGCACGAGGCGTTGGAGCTGTTCACCGGCCACCCGTTCGAAGACGTGACCGCACCGCCGCTGGACGCCGAACGCGACCGGATCCAGCAGCGGCGGCTGGCCGCACGCACCGACCGGATCGACGCCGACGTGCGTGCCGGCCTGCACGACACGGTCCTCGGCGAACTGACCGCCCTGGCCGAACAGCACCCGCTCGACGAACGCCTCGGCGGGCTGCTGATGCTGGCCCTGCACCGGGCCGGGCGACGCTCCGACGCCCTGGCGCACTTCCGCCGGATCCGGAAGCTGTCCACCGAACGGGACGGCCTGGAACCGTCCGAAGAGCTACGCCGCCTAGAGAAGGCGATCCTCACCGATGCCCCGGTCACCGTACTGGTGCCCGCCCAGCTCCCGGTTCCGCTGGTGCACTTCACCGGCCGCGACGACGACCTGCGCCGCCTCGACGACCTCGCTCCGCGGGCCGGTGCCGTGGCCGTACCGGTCGTGGTCTCGGCCATCGGCGGCATCGCCGGGGTCGGCAAGACCGCCCTCGCGGTGCACTGGGCGCATCGGGCCCGGACCCGGTTCCCGGACGGCCAGCTCTACGTCAACCTGCGCGGCTTCGACCCGGCCGCCGCGCCGATGACCCCCACCGGCGCGCTGCGCACCCTGCTCGACGGCCTGGGTGTGCCCGCGCAGCGCGTCCCCTACCAGGTGGACGCCCAGTCCAGTCTGTACCGCAGCATCCTAGCCCGGCAGCGGGTGCTGGTCCTGCTCGACAACGCCCGCGACGCCGAGCAGGTGCGCCCGCTGCTGCCCGGTTCGCCCGGCAGCATGGCCCTGGTGACCAGCCGTAACCAGCTCACCGGCCTGGCCGCCACCGACGGCGCCCGGTTGCTGGCGCTCGCCGCGTTCGGCCCGGACGGCTCCCGCGAACTGCTGGCCGGGCGTCTCGGACCGGACCGGATCACCGCCGAGCCGGAGGCCACCGGCCGGATCATCGAACGGTGCGCCGGTCTGCCGCTGGCCCTGTCGGTGGTCGCCGCGCAGGCGGCCGCGAACCCGGGACTGGCACTGGCCGCCTTCGCCGACGACCTGACCCTCGATTCGCTCACCGTCGGTGACGTCGGCAGTGACGTCCGCGCCGTGTTCTCCTCGTCCTACCGGGTCTTGCGCGACGACACCAAACGCCTGGTCCGGCTGGCCGGGCTGCACCCCGGGCCGGATCTCACCGCCGGTGCCGCCGCCAGTCTCGCCGCCTGCTCACCCGCCGAGGCGCGGACCGGGCTGGCCGAACTGGTCCGGGCCGGATTCGCCACCGAACACACACCCGGCCGGTACGGGATGCACGACCTGCTGCGGGAGTACGCCGCCGACATGGCCCGGCGGCACGAGACCGAACCGGACCGGCGGGCGGCGCTGCACCGGTGCACCGACCACTACCTGCACACCGCCTGTTCCGCGGCAGAGGCCCTGGTCCCGCACGGCGACCCCTTGACCCCAGGACAAGCCCACCAGGGAGTACGCCCGGAGCCGATCGCAGACCGGACCGCCGCCGTGGCCTGGTTCACCGCCGAACTCCCGGTGCTGCTCGAAGTCTTCCACGCGGCGGTGACCGCACGGCTCGACCGGCGGGTGATCGACCTGGCCTGGGCACTGGCCCGGTTCCTCGACCTGCGCCGCCGCTACCACGACATGACCGCCACCCAGCAGGCCGCACTGACCGCCGCCACCCGGCTCGGCGACGACCCGGCCCGCGCCCGCGCCCACCGGCTGATCGGCTTCGCCGCCAGCCGGGAAGCCCGTACCGGCGAGGCCCTCGAACACCTGAGTGCCGCCCTCGACGTCAACCGGCAGATCGGCGACCACCTGGCCCTCGGCCACACCGGCATGACACTCGCCCAGCTCACCGCCCGGACCGGTGACCACACGCGGGCTCTGGAACATGCGCGGACCGCGTACGCCGCGTTCCAGACCGCCGACTCCCGTTACGGGCAGGCCAACGCCCTGAACTCGATCGGCTGGTACCACGCCAAACTCGGCGAGTACGAAGCGACGGTCGAGTTCTGCACCTGGTCCGCCGAACTGGCCGGTGAACTCGGCGACGCCCGTGCGATCGCGGCCGCCGCCGACAGCCTCGGCTACGCCCACCACCACCTCGGCGACCACGAGCAGGCGGTGCGGTGTTATCAGCGGGCGGTGCAGACGTACGCGGCGGCCGACGACCGCTACTTCGAAGCCGACACACTGCTGCACCTGACCGACACACTCCAGGCGATGGGCCGGACCGCCCCCGCGATCGAGGCGGCCACCCGCGCACAGCGGCTGCTGGACGCCCTGGAACACCCGGACGCCGACCGGGCCCGCCGCAAACTGGAAGAACTGGGCACCCATCGATAA
- a CDS encoding DUF3592 domain-containing protein gives MSFGVGVWFLLGLFLIAAAMAQAVKTGRLGRDGLRAAGSVVRIEQSPDGRSLYSPVIAYTDETGAWREFTVGLKAFKPIHPVGARVPVRWIAGRPESASLSSVRHTVLMIGVPLIVGVACLAAGLWSMD, from the coding sequence ATGTCATTCGGGGTCGGCGTGTGGTTCCTGCTCGGGCTGTTCCTCATCGCGGCCGCGATGGCGCAAGCGGTCAAGACCGGGCGGCTGGGCCGCGACGGGCTGCGCGCGGCCGGGTCGGTGGTCCGGATCGAACAGTCGCCGGACGGGCGGTCGCTGTACTCGCCGGTGATCGCCTACACCGACGAGACAGGGGCCTGGCGGGAGTTCACCGTCGGGCTCAAGGCGTTCAAGCCGATCCATCCGGTCGGCGCGCGGGTGCCGGTCCGGTGGATCGCGGGACGGCCAGAGAGCGCTTCGCTGTCGTCGGTGCGGCACACCGTACTGATGATCGGTGTGCCGTTGATCGTGGGTGTGGCCTGTCTCGCGGCCGGCCTCTGGTCGATGGACTAG
- a CDS encoding Lrp/AsnC ligand binding domain-containing protein, which translates to MRISTITRRGARTRNMAMGMGLHVRGYSEDLVATILDIPGVEFLATVIGNYDMIGTVSGNSLPALQQVAEQVRSFPDITGICTWVHMDFVHETYRLPLGL; encoded by the coding sequence ATGCGGATCTCGACGATCACCCGGCGCGGGGCGCGCACCCGGAACATGGCGATGGGTATGGGCCTACATGTCCGCGGCTACTCGGAGGACCTGGTAGCGACCATCCTCGACATCCCCGGCGTCGAATTCCTGGCCACGGTGATCGGCAACTACGACATGATCGGCACCGTCTCCGGCAACTCCCTGCCCGCGTTGCAACAGGTCGCCGAGCAGGTGCGCTCCTTCCCCGACATCACCGGTATCTGCACCTGGGTCCACATGGACTTCGTCCACGAGACCTACCGGCTGCCACTCGGCCTCTGA
- a CDS encoding metalloregulator ArsR/SmtB family transcription factor, whose protein sequence is MSDGVFAALANPTRRAVLTLLQRNGPMAVGDIAAALDVVGPTLSGHLKVLRAADLVDTRRQGTTIRYVTKMSVLEGAIAELMENMRLGARNGEVSDGDD, encoded by the coding sequence TTGTCCGACGGGGTGTTCGCTGCGCTGGCCAACCCGACCAGGCGAGCCGTGCTGACGTTGCTGCAGCGCAACGGGCCGATGGCGGTCGGGGACATCGCCGCCGCGCTCGATGTGGTGGGGCCGACGCTGTCCGGTCACCTGAAGGTGCTGCGAGCCGCGGACCTGGTGGACACGCGACGGCAGGGCACGACGATCCGGTACGTGACCAAGATGTCGGTGCTCGAAGGAGCCATCGCCGAACTGATGGAGAACATGCGCCTCGGCGCCCGGAACGGGGAGGTCAGCGATGGCGACGACTGA
- a CDS encoding flavin monoamine oxidase family protein: protein MSITPVAFAVSHWAEDPWSQGSWSLIGHDGSPQDRVDLGAPIGTRLRLAGEATHASRAGMTHGAYEQGVQAGSWAAGLGHDRIAVVGAGMAGLAAARTLTTFGREVIVLEARDRAGGRTAGAEVGGTTFDLGANWLQQFDDNVLARLAEELGLRLVPTDFNDPLILDGRAVPDGIEKELRTRLAAAPAGAAISDVVEAWLAAPGSWAIDDIRRYVDAEIVMDSGAPLSWLSARYGFEPGVGEGDRWIVGGYRLLVDHLAAGLDIRLNRPVHRIEVDEHGVTVGGDRFDAVIVTVPLGALTDITFAPELPASHRTALSRLGMGRVEKVILRFEERFWPDHPAGYHRVHGPGANDICEWLDATAADGTPTLVGLFAGPWLDALWTGTDAEIAARTVAYGPGGRSTP, encoded by the coding sequence ATGTCGATCACGCCGGTGGCCTTCGCTGTCTCGCACTGGGCTGAGGACCCCTGGTCGCAAGGCTCGTGGAGCCTGATCGGACACGACGGCAGCCCGCAGGACCGGGTCGACCTGGGCGCGCCCATCGGGACGAGGCTTCGGCTGGCCGGGGAGGCCACCCATGCCTCTCGTGCGGGCATGACACACGGGGCGTACGAGCAAGGGGTCCAAGCCGGATCTTGGGCCGCCGGCCTGGGGCATGATCGCATCGCCGTGGTGGGCGCCGGCATGGCCGGCCTCGCCGCCGCCCGAACCCTGACCACTTTCGGTCGTGAGGTGATCGTCCTGGAGGCACGGGATCGGGCCGGCGGGCGCACCGCGGGCGCCGAAGTGGGCGGGACGACGTTCGACCTGGGCGCCAACTGGCTGCAGCAGTTCGACGACAACGTGCTCGCCCGCCTCGCCGAGGAACTCGGGTTACGCCTGGTGCCGACCGATTTCAACGATCCGCTGATCCTCGACGGCCGCGCGGTTCCGGACGGCATCGAGAAGGAACTCCGGACTCGTCTCGCCGCCGCACCGGCCGGGGCCGCGATCTCCGACGTGGTCGAGGCCTGGCTGGCGGCTCCGGGTTCGTGGGCGATCGACGACATTCGCCGGTACGTGGACGCCGAGATCGTGATGGACTCGGGCGCTCCGCTGTCGTGGCTGAGCGCCCGGTACGGTTTCGAGCCCGGCGTCGGCGAGGGCGACCGCTGGATCGTCGGCGGCTACCGCCTGCTGGTGGATCATCTGGCCGCCGGTCTCGACATCCGCCTCAACCGGCCGGTGCACCGCATCGAGGTCGACGAGCACGGGGTGACCGTCGGCGGCGACCGCTTCGACGCGGTGATCGTGACCGTCCCCCTCGGGGCCCTGACCGACATCACGTTCGCACCCGAACTGCCCGCGTCCCACCGGACCGCACTGTCCCGCCTGGGCATGGGCCGGGTCGAGAAGGTGATCCTCCGGTTCGAGGAGAGGTTCTGGCCCGACCATCCGGCCGGCTACCACCGCGTCCACGGCCCCGGCGCGAACGACATCTGCGAGTGGCTCGACGCCACCGCCGCCGACGGCACGCCCACACTGGTGGGCCTGTTCGCCGGACCGTGGCTGGACGCACTGTGGACCGGCACCGACGCGGAGATCGCCGCCCGGACCGTCGCGTACGGCCCGGGCGGCCGGTCCACTCCCTGA
- a CDS encoding flavin monoamine oxidase family protein codes for MDAPVRPATSVNRVFSKPRSATTSAACISRSALFREARRIPKIHTLRYGPLVSPYHKALPAEVPVDVIVVGAGLAGLVAARDLRAAGLSVQVLEARDRVGGRTWTAPLPGTQAAVDLGAEWLSPQQHTAVTSELTRYELVTAEPLRGPHRWYLPSGPEPTDPDEKRVLAETLERLEADAERIDFDRPDWHHCAPDLDVPFGGYLREFCPSERVRSLILAWSFTLMGGDENEYSALHLLHEIAGFGSSKAAFGGDSHRIDGGADSLAKAIAAELGSVVRLGQPVESITAPRGGCTVMTADGTPHRARAVIVAVPLNCFGDIDGLPGPGPHAGKVVKVWHRASGVVAGEGTTGWPVVVETYAVPGGVAALHQHGTAPAAVLAGHYPDAVLSEQRWNDWCADPYARGTRCAARPGQLGALHDLANRPGPLFFAGGDLSRRWMGWMDGAITSGADTAKRTRAYLYSTAIPAARG; via the coding sequence ATGGACGCGCCGGTGCGCCCGGCCACGTCGGTGAACCGGGTGTTCTCGAAGCCGCGTTCGGCCACCACTTCGGCAGCCTGCATCAGCAGGTCGGCCCTGTTCCGCGAGGCACGGCGCATTCCCAAGATCCACACCCTCCGGTACGGTCCACTGGTATCTCCATACCACAAGGCGCTACCAGCGGAGGTCCCCGTGGACGTGATTGTTGTCGGTGCGGGTCTCGCCGGTCTAGTGGCGGCCCGGGATCTGCGCGCCGCCGGGCTCAGTGTCCAGGTCCTGGAAGCCCGTGACCGGGTCGGCGGGCGAACGTGGACGGCCCCGCTGCCGGGCACGCAGGCCGCCGTCGACCTGGGCGCCGAGTGGCTCTCGCCGCAGCAGCACACCGCTGTCACCAGCGAACTAACCCGGTATGAGCTGGTCACCGCCGAGCCGTTGCGCGGGCCGCACCGCTGGTATCTACCCAGCGGGCCGGAGCCCACCGACCCCGATGAGAAGCGGGTACTCGCCGAGACCCTGGAACGGCTGGAGGCCGACGCCGAGCGGATCGACTTCGACCGCCCGGACTGGCACCACTGCGCGCCGGACCTGGACGTCCCGTTCGGTGGGTATCTGCGAGAGTTCTGCCCGTCGGAGCGGGTCCGGAGTCTGATTCTGGCGTGGTCGTTCACGCTGATGGGCGGGGACGAGAACGAGTACAGCGCCCTGCACCTGCTGCACGAGATCGCCGGTTTCGGCTCGTCGAAGGCCGCGTTCGGGGGTGACTCGCACCGGATCGACGGGGGTGCCGACAGCCTGGCGAAGGCGATCGCCGCCGAACTGGGCTCGGTGGTCCGTCTCGGTCAACCGGTGGAGTCGATCACCGCGCCCCGGGGCGGCTGCACGGTGATGACCGCGGACGGCACCCCGCACCGGGCCCGGGCGGTGATCGTGGCGGTGCCGCTGAACTGTTTCGGTGACATCGACGGACTGCCCGGTCCGGGTCCGCACGCGGGCAAGGTGGTCAAAGTGTGGCACCGCGCGAGTGGGGTGGTCGCCGGTGAGGGCACCACGGGCTGGCCGGTGGTGGTCGAGACGTACGCCGTACCGGGTGGGGTCGCCGCCCTCCACCAGCACGGCACCGCACCGGCGGCCGTACTGGCCGGGCACTACCCGGACGCGGTGCTGTCCGAGCAGCGATGGAACGACTGGTGCGCCGACCCGTACGCCCGCGGAACCCGGTGTGCGGCCCGGCCCGGACAGCTGGGCGCGCTGCACGATCTCGCGAACCGGCCCGGTCCGCTCTTCTTCGCCGGCGGCGACCTGTCCCGGCGCTGGATGGGCTGGATGGACGGCGCGATCACCTCGGGCGCGGACACCGCCAAGCGAACCCGCGCCTACCTCTACAGCACCGCGATCCCAGCGGCCCGCGGCTGA
- a CDS encoding TetR/AcrR family transcriptional regulator: protein MRRASRNRADLLMQAAEVVAERGFENTRFTDVAGRTGASISTLQYLFGNREDLVVQALRTRTAHLLAEARTAAEAITDPIERLRWVAGHLAATDGSPDAARAEWMLWVEYWRTALRDDELATESINTYDGWASLVRDAIHAAVAAGVLAEPSDIDAVAQGACALADGLGVQIALRRPGLTWERAAAMTRAWLSVTLNCPALADH from the coding sequence ATGCGCCGTGCCTCGCGGAACAGGGCCGACCTGCTGATGCAGGCTGCCGAAGTGGTGGCCGAACGCGGCTTCGAGAACACCCGGTTCACCGACGTGGCCGGGCGCACCGGCGCGTCCATCAGCACGTTGCAGTACCTGTTCGGCAACCGCGAGGACCTGGTCGTGCAGGCGCTGCGCACCCGAACCGCCCACCTGCTGGCCGAAGCCCGCACCGCCGCCGAGGCGATCACCGACCCGATCGAACGACTCCGCTGGGTAGCCGGCCACCTCGCCGCCACCGACGGCTCCCCGGACGCGGCCCGCGCCGAATGGATGCTGTGGGTCGAGTACTGGCGAACCGCCCTCCGCGACGACGAACTGGCCACCGAATCGATCAACACGTACGACGGCTGGGCGTCCCTGGTCCGCGACGCCATCCACGCCGCCGTCGCCGCCGGTGTCCTGGCCGAGCCCTCCGACATCGACGCGGTCGCGCAGGGGGCGTGCGCGCTGGCCGACGGCTTGGGCGTCCAGATAGCCCTCCGACGCCCCGGCCTCACCTGGGAACGAGCCGCCGCGATGACCCGAGCCTGGCTGTCGGTAACCCTGAACTGCCCCGCCCTCGCCGACCATTAG
- a CDS encoding transposase family protein — protein sequence MLAYRAMVDVPRELVQYVARLLHAERRARGTRKKTRALTCFYQALLVLVWFRKQEDLTLLGAGFGVSRATAYRYRDEGIAVLAAQAQDLHTALKRVAADGWSYVILDGKLFDCDRLTETTLSVKGKTIDAWFSGKHRDFGANIQAIMRPDGLPIWTSAAMPGHLHDTSCARDLGVTAALNWSAAELDLPALADSGYESTGQGIKTPIKQPADGKPLAVDNRAYNRLLRGLRWQGERGFAILVGRWKALRRTTISPRRTGDVVAAALHLTHFEYKYLTGSC from the coding sequence GTGCTGGCTTATCGTGCCATGGTCGACGTCCCGAGGGAACTGGTGCAGTACGTGGCGCGGTTGCTCCATGCCGAGCGCCGCGCCCGTGGCACGCGGAAGAAGACACGTGCGCTGACCTGCTTCTACCAGGCGTTACTCGTACTCGTCTGGTTCCGTAAGCAGGAAGACCTGACACTGCTGGGCGCCGGTTTCGGGGTCTCCCGGGCGACCGCGTACCGCTACCGCGACGAGGGCATCGCGGTGCTCGCCGCCCAGGCACAGGACCTGCACACCGCTCTGAAGCGGGTCGCCGCCGACGGCTGGTCGTACGTCATCCTCGACGGCAAACTGTTCGACTGCGACCGGCTGACCGAGACCACCCTGTCGGTCAAGGGAAAGACGATCGACGCCTGGTTCTCCGGAAAGCACCGCGACTTCGGCGCGAACATTCAGGCGATCATGCGCCCGGACGGACTGCCGATCTGGACATCGGCGGCGATGCCGGGGCATCTGCACGACACCAGCTGCGCCCGCGACCTCGGCGTCACCGCCGCCCTGAACTGGTCCGCCGCCGAACTCGACCTGCCGGCCTTGGCCGACTCCGGCTACGAAAGCACTGGTCAGGGCATCAAAACCCCAATCAAGCAACCGGCCGACGGTAAACCCCTCGCCGTCGACAACCGCGCCTACAACCGGCTCCTACGCGGTCTGCGCTGGCAGGGCGAACGCGGCTTCGCGATCCTCGTCGGACGCTGGAAAGCCCTGCGCCGCACCACGATAAGCCCACGCCGCACCGGCGATGTCGTCGCCGCCGCGCTGCACCTGACCCATTTCGAATACAAATACCTAACCGGATCTTGCTGA
- a CDS encoding aminoglycoside phosphotransferase family protein → MPRWSRDGTAWLDELPELIRSSCERWRLTVSGTAVHGSNALVVPVTRADGDFVLRLTPPGPDAVAQVAALRFWNGRGTVHLVDTHRDAMLLERLTPGTSLHTVPTDEAMHILGSTMRRLAIPAPPGVITDVPSTAAAVARRMATMEQEWRHLGRPFPESRLREALEIGARLSQGARPELAVNGDLHSAQVLRATREDWLVVDPVLMRGEIDYDLARTLWTRLDEMPSPARIVRHFDIVVTAAETDRDRSRDWVVFRTADFWLWGLTAGLTDDPQRCARLLATF, encoded by the coding sequence ATGCCCCGCTGGTCGCGCGACGGCACCGCCTGGCTGGACGAGCTGCCCGAACTCATCCGTTCGTCGTGCGAGCGCTGGCGGCTGACCGTCTCCGGCACGGCCGTGCACGGATCGAACGCCCTGGTCGTCCCGGTGACCCGCGCCGACGGTGACTTCGTGTTGCGGTTGACGCCGCCCGGCCCCGACGCGGTTGCGCAGGTCGCCGCGCTGCGATTCTGGAACGGTCGCGGGACCGTGCACCTGGTCGACACCCACCGTGACGCGATGCTCCTGGAACGGCTGACCCCCGGCACGTCGCTGCACACCGTTCCCACCGATGAGGCGATGCACATCCTGGGCTCGACGATGCGCCGGCTCGCGATCCCCGCCCCGCCAGGCGTGATCACCGACGTTCCGAGCACGGCTGCGGCCGTCGCCCGGCGGATGGCCACGATGGAACAGGAGTGGAGGCACCTCGGTCGGCCGTTCCCCGAAAGCCGCCTCCGGGAGGCCCTGGAGATCGGCGCACGTCTGTCGCAGGGTGCCCGGCCCGAACTCGCGGTCAACGGCGACCTGCACTCGGCGCAGGTGCTCCGCGCCACCAGGGAGGACTGGCTGGTCGTCGACCCCGTCCTGATGCGTGGCGAAATCGACTACGACCTGGCCCGAACCCTGTGGACCCGCCTGGACGAGATGCCCTCACCAGCCCGCATCGTCCGTCACTTCGACATCGTGGTCACGGCAGCCGAAACAGACCGGGACCGAAGCCGGGACTGGGTGGTCTTCCGTACCGCCGACTTTTGGTTGTGGGGTCTCACCGCCGGTTTGACCGACGACCCGCAACGTTGCGCCCGTTTGCTGGCCACTTTCTAA
- a CDS encoding class I SAM-dependent methyltransferase: MTTFDNHERARWAGQAAAYRDSFAALCAHPAGALLDAGQVRAGGRLLDVGTGTGTVAALAYTRGVKVVAVDAEPSMVEATRRRIPDARVHHATLPDLPFDDGVFDTVVANFVVNHVGDPLAAVSEMRRVTRPGGRVSVTIWPYPAPPAQHLWSTVFDAAGVERPTDLPRLPPDRDFPRTAAGLSDLLHRAGLTDISGETLSWTHRTTPDAWWSGPANGIGTPGLIMKRQTPETITRIRARYDEHVTPYREPDGRLALPTTALLAAGRA; encoded by the coding sequence ATGACGACCTTCGACAACCATGAACGGGCCCGGTGGGCCGGGCAGGCGGCGGCCTATCGGGACAGTTTCGCCGCGCTCTGCGCCCATCCGGCCGGCGCTCTGCTGGACGCCGGGCAGGTCCGGGCCGGTGGCCGGCTGCTCGACGTGGGTACCGGCACCGGCACGGTAGCCGCCCTGGCGTACACCCGCGGGGTGAAGGTCGTCGCGGTGGACGCCGAACCCAGCATGGTGGAAGCGACCCGCCGACGGATTCCGGACGCCCGGGTCCACCACGCGACGCTGCCGGATCTGCCGTTCGACGACGGCGTCTTCGACACGGTGGTGGCCAATTTCGTGGTCAACCACGTCGGCGATCCGCTGGCCGCCGTCAGCGAGATGCGGCGGGTGACACGCCCCGGCGGCCGGGTCTCCGTGACGATCTGGCCCTACCCGGCCCCACCGGCCCAGCACCTCTGGTCCACCGTCTTCGACGCGGCCGGAGTCGAACGCCCCACCGACCTGCCCCGGCTGCCACCGGACCGGGACTTCCCCCGTACCGCCGCCGGGTTGTCGGATTTGCTGCACCGAGCCGGACTGACCGACATCAGCGGCGAAACACTCTCCTGGACTCATCGCACCACCCCCGACGCCTGGTGGAGCGGCCCCGCCAACGGCATCGGCACCCCCGGCCTGATCATGAAACGCCAAACCCCGGAAACCATCACCCGGATCCGAGCCCGGTACGACGAACACGTCACGCCCTACCGCGAACCCGACGGCCGCCTAGCGCTGCCCACCACCGCCCTGCTGGCCGCGGGCCGAGCATGA
- a CDS encoding DUF6301 family protein, which translates to MIQDVAGPLAGQDFGRWSRADVERVAGAVGWSVQDGDHHLTVDTRSPLRARSTKIGYGQDAFGYGEQIDFQVTETCPADELAALHAATLASVADVLGPPALVGGPGAWAFWREPRVRVERHLRRCLVTVRVEPAGPAEHEEHSTAEWSPDWEPTDLWYAEPDVHSAACRSLGGMMFHDARNAATWAEFEQSVRELFVSFAADLPALAGHVSHVAWDISPEAGDREVQGVFNESGARVCEIVFGVTETADYTRLPPGSGSGARVAEIALDIIRGWDLDSPERLRHYCYTPAPGRITARSGFRIDG; encoded by the coding sequence ATGATCCAAGACGTGGCGGGGCCGCTGGCCGGGCAGGACTTCGGGAGGTGGTCGCGTGCCGATGTCGAGCGGGTCGCCGGTGCGGTTGGATGGTCCGTCCAGGACGGTGACCATCACCTGACGGTTGACACCAGGAGCCCGCTCCGGGCGCGGTCCACGAAGATCGGTTATGGCCAGGACGCCTTCGGCTACGGCGAGCAGATCGACTTTCAGGTCACCGAGACCTGCCCGGCCGACGAACTGGCGGCGCTGCACGCGGCCACGCTGGCCTCGGTGGCCGACGTGCTCGGGCCGCCCGCGCTGGTCGGCGGGCCGGGTGCCTGGGCGTTCTGGCGTGAACCGCGGGTCCGGGTGGAGCGCCATCTGCGGCGTTGTTTGGTGACCGTGCGGGTGGAGCCGGCCGGGCCCGCCGAGCACGAGGAGCACAGCACCGCCGAGTGGAGCCCGGACTGGGAACCCACCGATCTCTGGTACGCCGAACCCGATGTGCACAGTGCCGCCTGCCGGTCGCTGGGCGGCATGATGTTCCACGATGCCCGCAACGCCGCTACCTGGGCGGAGTTCGAACAGAGTGTTCGCGAGCTGTTCGTGTCGTTCGCCGCTGACCTTCCGGCGCTGGCGGGGCACGTGTCGCACGTGGCCTGGGACATCAGCCCGGAGGCCGGTGACCGGGAGGTGCAGGGCGTGTTCAACGAGAGTGGCGCTCGCGTCTGCGAGATCGTCTTCGGCGTGACCGAGACGGCCGACTACACGAGACTCCCGCCGGGATCCGGCAGTGGCGCGCGAGTCGCCGAGATCGCCCTCGACATCATCCGGGGCTGGGATCTCGACTCGCCGGAGCGGCTGCGCCACTACTGCTACACCCCGGCACCGGGCCGGATCACCGCGCGGTCCGGGTTCCGGATCGACGGCTGA